The following are from one region of the Quercus robur chromosome 1, dhQueRobu3.1, whole genome shotgun sequence genome:
- the LOC126725362 gene encoding transcription factor GAMYB-like isoform X1 gives MCQMNSKGIFKEMMGATNDSEKRKISKGRRDLASIQEACAGGSLGVGGGLKKGPWTSAEDAILVEYVKKHGEGNWNAVQKHSGLSRCGKSCRLRWANHLRPDLKKGGFNPEEERRIIELHAMMGNKWARMAAELPGRTDNEIKNYWNTRIKRLQRAGAPIYPPEVCLQVLNGSRDNQKSTLPMGDAHHHDHLQGDDLEIPDVKFKDLDLDHEYLSYSPKLLDIPASSLLKQGIGSSCPYNFKIPTIYPFKRLRESETMFPGLDVSVSGALPVFNHYMDNTYENVAEPFNLPYITFPDHNTNDQLPSGVLPGSHALLNGNSSSSKPISEAMKLELPSLQYSETQPCSWGTPASPLPSLESVDSLIQSPPTEQTHSDCLSPRSSGLLEAILYESQTLKGLKNSPQQTSDTSVMPADVVESSPMNPCKTKWEAHGEPNSPLGHSAASVFSEYTPLSGSSMDEYQSVETVLGCSSMPETVNQDQTHYVIKKEISTQGDFTRPDALLDLGWFGHINEHGKDQSTLTDAIGALLGEEYSNGY, from the exons ATGTGCCAAATGAATTCCAAGG GCATATTCAAGGAGATGATGGGCGCAACAAATGAcagtgagaaaagaaaaatatccaAGGGTCGCCGAGATTTGGCATCAATTCAAGAAGCTTGCGCTGGAGGAAGCTTGGGAGTAGGGGGTGGTTTGAAGAAAGGCCCATGGACATCAGCAGAAGATGCAATTTTGGTGGAATATGTTAAAAAGCATGGAGAGGGGAACTGGAATGCTGTCCAGAAGCACTCAGGACTTTCCCGGTGTGGAAAAAGCTGCCGTCTAAGATGGGCAAATCATTTAAGACCAGATTTAAAGAAGGGTGGGTTCAATCCAGAGGAAGAGCGCCGTATCATTGAACTCCATGCTATGATGGGAAACAAATGGGCTCGAATGGCTGCAGAG TTGCCTGGACGTACTGATAATGAGATAAAGAATTACTGGAATACAAGGATTAAGAGACTGCAACGAGCTGGTGCACCAATTTATCCACCTGAAGTGTGTTTACAAGTATTGAATGGGAGTCGAGACAACCAAAAGAGTACTTTGCCAATGGGGGACGCACACCATCATGATCACTTGCAGGGAGATGATTTGGAGATTCCAGACGTGAAATTCAAAGATTTGGATCTTGATCATGAGTATCTCTCTTATTCGCCAAAACTTCTTGATATTCCTGCAAGCAGCTTGCTCAAACAAGGTATTGGTTCATCCTGTCCATATAACTTCAAGATCCCAACAATTTATCCCTTCAAACGCCTCCGAGAGTCAGAGACCATGTTCCCTGGTCTGGATGTTAGTGTCAGTGGTGCTCTTCCAGTATTCAATCACTACATGGATAATACTTATGAGAATGTTGCTGAACCCTTTAACTTGCCTTATATAACTTTTCCTGATCATAACACCAATGACCAGTTACCATCAGGTGTTCTTCCTGGCAGCCATGCCCTTTTAAATGgcaattcttcttcttccaagCCCATATCTGAGGCTATGAAGTTGGAGCTCCCTTCACTCCAATATTCAGAAACTCAACCTTGCAGCTGGGGCACCCCTGCTTCCCCACTGCCTTCACTTGAGTCTGTTGATAGTTTGATCCAGTCTCCTCCAACAGAGCAGACTCATTCAGATTGTCTTTCACCAAGGAGCAGTGGTTTGTTGGAAGCCATACTCTATGAGTCGCAGACTTTAAAAGGCTTAAAGAACTCACCCCAGCAAACATCAGACACTTCTGTCATGCCAGCGGATGTGGTGGAAAGTTCGCCCATGAATCCCTGTAAGACAAAATGGGAGGCACATGGTGAGCCAAATTCACCTCTAGGTCATTCTGCTGCATCAGTATTCAGTGAATATACTCCTCTAAGTGGAAGCTCCATGGACGAATACCAATCAGTTGAAACTGTGCTGG GGTGCAGTAGTATGCCTGAAACAGTCAATCAGGATCAAACCCATTATGTcattaagaaagaaatttcaACTCAGGGAGACTTTACCAGGCCTGATGCTTTACTTGACCTGGGTTGGTTTGGGCATATTAATGAGCATGGTAAGGATCAGTCCACTCTTACAGATGCCATAGGGGCACTTCTTGGTGAAGAATATAGCAATGGCTACTAG
- the LOC126713788 gene encoding zinc finger protein ZAT9-like, with protein sequence MDIDEQENQLEEMEKVKGSSSLETLAYGENKRPKATKESESNQNIHQDIRICDFCGKTFNGGKALGGHRRSHLQAMKLDLSKNSIKKNVFEGHTDSGLAAKTVNYDLMADKLTCCICNKDFPSTKSLSGHMRSHPDRDWRGIQPPPIADQNSPSSSSGRSYSEDHEVDDDDDHHHNSSAETYVRSGVDLLSYVSNWSKSDKRGRKCIGSTEAAQNLMCLSRDKSFFSLNPYQAARSNSCGKEEQEKHIVELTESKKTKGGSPGKPFKDSYEVSGKNMKKKKVKNWKKMLRDLEQEDLGLIDDDKGSYKCSDCGKLFPTFQALGGHRSSHNKEKKKQATNALFVDDEIEEESIIKTFPMNGGLDDGHRRCDSTGLVEAPLSSEVVSPGGTDEAKVASSGEVNQSGQRILDFDLNQPCNLMEDEGIESTFNLL encoded by the coding sequence ATGGATATTGATGAGCAAGAAAACCAGCTTGAAGAGATGGAGAAGGTGAAAGGGTCATCTTCGTTAGAGACTTTGGCTTATGGTGAAAACAAAAGGCCAAAAGCCACAAAAGAGAGCGAAAGCAATCAGAATATACATCAGGATATACGTATCTGTGACTTCTGTGGCAAAACGTTTAACGGTGGAAAAGCTTTGGGAGGTCACAGAAGATCTCATCTTCAAGCTATGAAGCTTGATCTTTCCAAGAACAGCATCAAGAAAAATGTCTTTGAGGGTCATACTGATTCGGGTTTGGCGGCGAAGACTGTCAATTATGATCTGATGGCTGATAAGCTTACGTGCTGTATATGTAACAAGGATTTCCCATCAACGAAATCGCTTTCTGGGCACATGAGGTCTCATCCTGATAGAGATTGGAGGGGCATTCAACCTCCTCCAATAGCTGACCAAAACAGTCCTAGTTCGAGTTCGGGCAGGTCATATTCTGAGGACCATGAAGTGGATGATGACGATGATCATCATCATAATAGCTCAGCTGAGACATATGTGAGATCTGGTGTTGATCTTCTGAGCTATGTATCTAACTGGTCTAAGTCTGACAAGAGAGGAAGGAAGTGTATTGGTAGCACGGAGGCTGCACAGAATCTCATGTGTTTATCTCGTGATAAGAGTTTCTTTAGTCTCAATCCGTACCAAGCTGCAAGAAGTAATAGTTGtggaaaagaagaacaagaaaagcACATAGTGGAGCTGACTGAGAGCAAGAAAACTAAAGGTGGCAGTCCAGGTAAACCCTTTAAAGATAGTTATGAAGTTAGTGGAAAaaacatgaagaagaagaaggtgaagaATTGGAAAAAGATGTTGAGAGATTTAGAACAAGAAGATCTTGGCTTGATTGATGATGATAAAGGCAGCTATAAGTGCAGCGATTGTGGTAAACTTTTCCCAACTTTCCAAGCATTGGGTGGTCACAGATCAAGTCAcaacaaagagaagaagaaacaagCAACAAATGCATTATTTGTAGATGAtgagattgaagaagaaagcATTATTAAGACATTCCCTATGAATGGGGGTCTTGATGATGGGCATAGAAGATGTGATTCGACAGGACTAGTTGAAGCTCCTCTATCCAGTGAAGTAGTATCACCAGGAGGTACTGATGAAGCTAAAGTAGCATCCTCTGGAGAAGTCAATCAGAGTGGTCAAAGAAtattggattttgatctcaATCAACCTTGTAATCTCATGGAGGATGAAGGTATTGAGTCTACCTTCAATCTGTTGTAA
- the LOC126725362 gene encoding transcription factor GAMYB-like isoform X2 gives MMGATNDSEKRKISKGRRDLASIQEACAGGSLGVGGGLKKGPWTSAEDAILVEYVKKHGEGNWNAVQKHSGLSRCGKSCRLRWANHLRPDLKKGGFNPEEERRIIELHAMMGNKWARMAAELPGRTDNEIKNYWNTRIKRLQRAGAPIYPPEVCLQVLNGSRDNQKSTLPMGDAHHHDHLQGDDLEIPDVKFKDLDLDHEYLSYSPKLLDIPASSLLKQGIGSSCPYNFKIPTIYPFKRLRESETMFPGLDVSVSGALPVFNHYMDNTYENVAEPFNLPYITFPDHNTNDQLPSGVLPGSHALLNGNSSSSKPISEAMKLELPSLQYSETQPCSWGTPASPLPSLESVDSLIQSPPTEQTHSDCLSPRSSGLLEAILYESQTLKGLKNSPQQTSDTSVMPADVVESSPMNPCKTKWEAHGEPNSPLGHSAASVFSEYTPLSGSSMDEYQSVETVLGCSSMPETVNQDQTHYVIKKEISTQGDFTRPDALLDLGWFGHINEHGKDQSTLTDAIGALLGEEYSNGY, from the exons ATGATGGGCGCAACAAATGAcagtgagaaaagaaaaatatccaAGGGTCGCCGAGATTTGGCATCAATTCAAGAAGCTTGCGCTGGAGGAAGCTTGGGAGTAGGGGGTGGTTTGAAGAAAGGCCCATGGACATCAGCAGAAGATGCAATTTTGGTGGAATATGTTAAAAAGCATGGAGAGGGGAACTGGAATGCTGTCCAGAAGCACTCAGGACTTTCCCGGTGTGGAAAAAGCTGCCGTCTAAGATGGGCAAATCATTTAAGACCAGATTTAAAGAAGGGTGGGTTCAATCCAGAGGAAGAGCGCCGTATCATTGAACTCCATGCTATGATGGGAAACAAATGGGCTCGAATGGCTGCAGAG TTGCCTGGACGTACTGATAATGAGATAAAGAATTACTGGAATACAAGGATTAAGAGACTGCAACGAGCTGGTGCACCAATTTATCCACCTGAAGTGTGTTTACAAGTATTGAATGGGAGTCGAGACAACCAAAAGAGTACTTTGCCAATGGGGGACGCACACCATCATGATCACTTGCAGGGAGATGATTTGGAGATTCCAGACGTGAAATTCAAAGATTTGGATCTTGATCATGAGTATCTCTCTTATTCGCCAAAACTTCTTGATATTCCTGCAAGCAGCTTGCTCAAACAAGGTATTGGTTCATCCTGTCCATATAACTTCAAGATCCCAACAATTTATCCCTTCAAACGCCTCCGAGAGTCAGAGACCATGTTCCCTGGTCTGGATGTTAGTGTCAGTGGTGCTCTTCCAGTATTCAATCACTACATGGATAATACTTATGAGAATGTTGCTGAACCCTTTAACTTGCCTTATATAACTTTTCCTGATCATAACACCAATGACCAGTTACCATCAGGTGTTCTTCCTGGCAGCCATGCCCTTTTAAATGgcaattcttcttcttccaagCCCATATCTGAGGCTATGAAGTTGGAGCTCCCTTCACTCCAATATTCAGAAACTCAACCTTGCAGCTGGGGCACCCCTGCTTCCCCACTGCCTTCACTTGAGTCTGTTGATAGTTTGATCCAGTCTCCTCCAACAGAGCAGACTCATTCAGATTGTCTTTCACCAAGGAGCAGTGGTTTGTTGGAAGCCATACTCTATGAGTCGCAGACTTTAAAAGGCTTAAAGAACTCACCCCAGCAAACATCAGACACTTCTGTCATGCCAGCGGATGTGGTGGAAAGTTCGCCCATGAATCCCTGTAAGACAAAATGGGAGGCACATGGTGAGCCAAATTCACCTCTAGGTCATTCTGCTGCATCAGTATTCAGTGAATATACTCCTCTAAGTGGAAGCTCCATGGACGAATACCAATCAGTTGAAACTGTGCTGG GGTGCAGTAGTATGCCTGAAACAGTCAATCAGGATCAAACCCATTATGTcattaagaaagaaatttcaACTCAGGGAGACTTTACCAGGCCTGATGCTTTACTTGACCTGGGTTGGTTTGGGCATATTAATGAGCATGGTAAGGATCAGTCCACTCTTACAGATGCCATAGGGGCACTTCTTGGTGAAGAATATAGCAATGGCTACTAG